GATTGGATGGATGGATGATAAAAGAACTATCTTCAATATTCAACCCCAACAAAACATCCCAAATCTTTAAATCAAATTgtcacattttaatttttagataaGGATAATAATGGATTTTAGATCTAAGATAAAAATGATGGTGGATGGATGATAATGATGTGGGTTTTCTAGATGTTGATTGTTGATggatgattaaaaaaaaaataaaaaatgtggtGTTGGTGTTTATCTCAAGCTTCTGTTGTGTTCGCTATCTATCAAATGGGATCCCtcaaagataatatatatagggtgtCGTGGCCTTAGTTCCAGCCGCAAGAACTCATAACTTGGCAAATGCCAAGTTTTAGATGTATCTCCTTGCGTGAGGTGGCAGTGCATTAGTGGCCATTCAACAAAAGATATGAATAAAGTGTGCTGCTTCCATTGTCCCACATGCCAATCAATTATTAtggtgtttgggattgcgttttaaagtgattatctgattattacgttcgtaaaacgcaaataatctaaaaaagtgtttgcataaaaaagtgattatctgttatgaaaacgcagttttaaagaagcatgtacctacctgctttttcaaaacgcagtaacgcataatttattttaaaaacgcaaaatctgttttataatcacaataacaaacacccctAAATCTACAATGTTGTTGCTTGGTTTCGAATTGAGAAATGTATATGGAGTATCTGCGTGGCTTCATGAGAGTGGCAGTCAATTCAACAAATCACTACTACAAAGCTGGGAAATTCCGACGGAAAATTCCGTCGGAAAACCGTCGCTAATCAGCTTTACCGACAGATTTCCGACAGAAAATAGACGTCGGAAAAACATGTGTGGGTAACTAGTTTCCGACGGAAGCTTTCTGTCGGGAAATATTTCCGACCGATATTCCGTCGGGTGTTTGTCGGGGTATGATTTTAATAGTTCTTAAAAAATCCGtcggaaaataaaaattaccgACAGATTTACCGACAGAAATTGCCGACAAAATTGCTGACAGATCTTTCCCCGACAAAATTGCTGACAGATGTTTCCCGACAAAATCTCCGACAGAATTGTTTCCGACATTATTTCCGACAGATTTTGTAAAACGTTTCCGACAGACTATTTGTAGCTTTCCGACAGAAAATAGGATGTATAAAGTCTGTCAGAAAAATGTAGCTcattttccaattttttaaaatctttatattcCCTGTAGTTTTATAAACCAAAACCAAcctgaataaataaaatagcaTAACAAACACGCCCAAATTGCATTTCACATATCAAGATACAAAAATCGccaattgtaacttgttcaaaATACAATGGGATCCAAATCCAAAAGATTTCTTAGTTTCAAAAATACATAAGGCTAGATTATATTCATACTAACTTGTGGCACCTTGGCTTTGCCCAAATCCAAAAGATATCTAAGTTCCAAAATTAAACGAGGctagattatatatttttggcaCCTTGGCTTTGCATAAACTGTGTAAAAACTTTGATCTGATCTTGCAAGCTTGACATCGTtacttctctttctttttctcgtTCTTGCAACTCGGCGACCTTGATTGTCAATTCTGCTGATTTCTTTTCAGCTTCCTCGGCTACTGTCTTCTGCCtttttaattcttcttttaaactttcaacCTGTGTAAAATTGAGGATATACATAAATAGACTAATCAGCAAAGCCAAGGTATTTCTAGTTGATTTGTAGCAACAAGCAACAACAAGTAATGTTTCTGTTTGGTTTGTAGCAATAACAACAGCAAgcaaaaaagagaaacaaactATGGATAGGTTTGTATCATTGGAGTTAATATATCACAAAGtaatgtttttgtttggtttttaaCAACACCAACAAAAACATAGCAAGCACAGATACAGAAAAGATCAGGAACACAACAAGCAGCGACAGCATCACAAACACTACAAAAATAGCAAGCCGCAACAGCAAGAAGCAAAACACAGCAACAACaggaaacaacaacaacaagcaGAACACCTCATCTTTATAGACTAACTGGTTTAGGTcagaatagaaagaaagaaaaaagggaTCTCATTATCTCAAGTAGCGGCCGAAACACAACACTCAAAATAGCAAAATGACAACCACATCAACGATAATAGGATTAAGTAGAAGAAAAATGGAAACAGGAGTAGATTCTAGTGTAGCGGGTATTAAATGAGCAATAAGCACATAATATGAAACTATTAACTTGACTAGTAGTATTAACTTTGAATTACCAAGCACTAAACTTAAATCACACAAGCATTTACTAGAGCAATGTAAGCAACAAATAACTAACCTCTTCAACGTGACTTCCATACTGACTACAATTCTTCAATGACACTCCAGCCATAGCCAAGATATCCTTGGTCGCCCCAAATAAGTTTCCCTTTTTCAACCCCCCACATGCCTTCTCCCAAAGATTTAGAACAATTTCACTAGGGTGCTCATCATTATCAGACCCAAATTCCTCCACCAAAAGTCGATTATACTCGGCCTATAGTATTTAGAAACACAAATTAACCAACTAAATGGTATAGCTTATTTAAGACTACTATTTAAAAGAGAGATTACCAAAACGTTCTTAGCTTTCGGATTGGTAAACTCTTGTGGGTCAGACGGGTCTCTCTTTCTCTTTGTGAAAAACTTTTCATAGACTTTTATGAAAGAAACTAGACCacccttttctttttcctaCAAGAATTGTAatcaagtttataaaaaaatagataaattgaataggagaaaaagaaaattttaaatagaATATAAGTTACCATAAACAGTTGGGTATGGATCATACTGCGTGAACCGCCAGAATGACCACCCACTTTCCCATCTACTAACGTAGCCTTGTTAACCTTGTTCTTAGTTGAATTGCGTTGCCATCGTTCTGTATTCCAGCAAGTATCAATCATGGCAgcccaatttggttcatcaaTCCATTCTGGATGATATGGCTTTAGCACACTCCAATCATTCCCGACAATCACACTATTCTCTCTAGCTAACCTGAAAGCATCCTCCCGagaatcatatatttttatgattctACCTGCTACTAATAAAGCACACAACAAACATGACAGAAAATAACACATCTTCAAACCTTCAAACAACAACCATATTCACATGTCTCACCATATCACACATTCACATAtcatatatgaaattaaaaagatCAGATAAACACAATTTTAACAGCAACCATGTTGACATGTGTGAGCTGATAACACACGATGACCAGATTGGTGAACAACAAAGCATGAGTTTTATGATAAATGGTGAGCTTTCCAAAAGAACAGAATGGTTCTTTACACCTAGGTATATATGGTCTTATATATCGTATTTATTTTTGTAGGATTTACAAAACTATTCATTTAAGTTATTATAATAACACGGCTTAAGAGgttttatctataaaatatacatttacCTGAAAACGTTCCCACATCAGGTCTTTGTTGCGTTTTGGAACCTTCCTCCAGGTCGGCCAGTTCCCATCAAACATCCCAATCAAAATCTCACGAATTACGCTAGAAACACCTTGTACATGGAACCTACAAAGTTGGAGACAATGCAATACAATGAATATTTTTTAACAGCATAATGGATATTAATAACTATGTCAAACGGTTAGACATACACATTCCCAACTGGGATGAGAAAGGTCTTGTGTAATGAACGAGCGGCCATGTCTTGTGTTGTGTTCGACCCATGAGTTTCCCGTTCTGATGATTCACTAGTGTACTCATGAGCATTAGAAGAGGTATTGGGAACGGAGTCCACAAGTCTGTCATCCATTGGTGATGACATGGGCTGATGCTCAGGTGTAGGTGTAGGTGTACGTGTAGGTGTACTGTTGCTATCGTGAGTAGTAGTATTACTCCCTCGACCTCTAACAGAATTCCTTTTCCTACCATTTCCGCCTCCACAACCCATAATTCTgcaaaaacatttaaataaCTAATTAGTAAACATATAATCAACGAgatcaataaacaaaaaaacaaaattgattgtTGTAAATTTAGTACGTATACATATAATCAGTAACACAGATCAATAAATAGAAATCATATACCTACTCAACAAACAAAGAAACCCACATAATATAACTACTCAtctgatgaatgatcagataaATCAAGATCATCATCACAATCCTCATCCGAGTCACCATATATATCTTGAAACTCTTCTTCCTCGTCACTAGATTCCATAGTACCCTCGGCGTCACCATTATCATTAGCTTGTGCAATCTCCTCTGGTACCACTCCTCTGTTAACAAGACAAACTGGTTCATTTATATCAAAGTGAGATGCACATGgtattctttcattttcttggaAAAAAGGTTCCTCGTCTACGTTATCATCGTCACACACTTCATTGGCAGATTCTGTAACTTCATATACGCCTCTTGGCTTTGTCTTGACAACAGCCCACCACTCTTTCAAGTCCTTTGTCATTGAAGGATAAGGTGCATAGTATACTTGTTGTGCTTGTGATGCTAGGATAAACGGGTCGTTAAGGCTTCCCTTCTTATTGTATTTGACATCAACCATACTATGTTTGCTTATGATCCTTACCCCTTGAGCAGGATGAAACCAATCACATTTAAACAAGACAACCATGCAACGATCATCTTTTCCACCATGGTATTCAACCTCTAAGACTTCAACTAACTGTCCATAGTAATCACATTCTGATTCGTCATAAACAGATCCCTTCACACATACACCACTATTTTCAGTAACCCGTCCAGCTCCATATTTCTTTGTGTGAAACTTATACCCATTAACAAAGTATCCTTGATGTGAAAGAACATAACGAAGTGGTCCTCTTGCAAGATTCTTCAAATTTTGATTGATATCAGGCTCACTTTGCAAGTGATTATGAAACCACTTTGCAAAACCTTCGTCTCTAGCTCTGTCAAGTGTTGCATCATCAATACAAGGATTCTCATTTATAATGGCTTCATTGAACATCCTCACGAAAGGAAACACCTCTGGACAATTAAGCAAGATATAAGTATGAGCCTTGTGTTTTTCATCCCCAATCAATGCTCTCTTTATTTCCCCGTTTTTGAATAGTCTTCGAGATGCAACTTTAAATATGCTTAATCGATTATCAATCTTCGAAGAACAAGGAACATCAGGGGCATAATTCCTCGGCTCACGATTCAATCGGGTTTCTACTGTTGGATCAAAATATAGGGAGCAATGAGTAGAAAGTTCTTTGACAAGATACGACTCAACAATACTCCCCTCAACAGTACcacattttttttgaacagttaGTCGGTAATCGACATCAGGgaacacctcaccgtataatggtgaagccctgCACGTGctctagactacgagatgtagacataagccgttacaggtgattcagggaaaaaacctacagacttgtcactcctaagatagtttaaatttaaaattaaaattataaatttaatatagaaGTAAGTTACAATagcttttattaatttatcaagtttttgaagaaaatcatAATTTTAGGATGATGATCAAATGCATTATTTTCTactatatctctatatattaaaaagagaaTAATTTAGTACATACATATGATTGGTCTTTaatcaaactattttttttttaagttttaaagtgaataattaaactttttttttcagtgtacaaaataaacattatatcaatttataaatGAGATATTTGAGTTTTTGTCACCAATAGTCTTGTGCCGATCAAGAGGTGCTTCTGATGTTTTGTTCATTGTTGTTGATATAAAAGTTTAAACAGGGTGACCTTTTACCCAAAAGATATttgagttatttatttatttattcatcgAATGGTAtgtttttcaaataaaagccATAAAACGGTTTAAAGTGAATAATTaatctttatataataataaataagatCAAATCAATATTGATTTGGAATAAGGTTTTTGGTTGGCTAATTCCtttaaatgtcaagtacattTAGTATTCATGATTAATATCTAATTAATAAACTGAAAAGTTAAGTTTGTGactaatttttttactttaaaacaaATGATTAATAGATGTAAATTTACCAGACTAAATTGACGAACAATACAATGTGTTCATTTCAGTCCATATTGAACAACCCAGGCaattagggtatgtttggcaaaactagTTGGTAGCTGGTAACTGTAAGCTGTAAGCTAGAAGCTGGTAGCTGGTGGTTGGTAGCTGTAGCCAAAAGCTGGtacttataactttttatatatatttaagtgtttGGTAGAGTAATTGTAGCTTTTagttaaatgtataaaatgacaaaaatagacATAAATAAAAAGTACTTAATACTAAACGTGATGATATATGTGTATACAATATATCTAAATTTAATCCTTGTAATACAATTGGTAAACACATGTACATCATATTGTATTAATAGATTTTCTAAATGCACTTATTGATAGTGATAGAAAGGATATTAATAGTGATGACAAGGATAAATTGAAAACTTGTGTCAATATGTCACACCTGGCTTCAAAGATGTAAACTCTCAACCAAAGTATTCGTAATTTATTaagttttcttatttaattatgCACACTCAAAGTGATTGCTAATAAAATCTTGAAGGTTATTTATGTAATGTTATATCCTAAAAGCTTGTAGCCATCTTCTAATGCTAGTGAAAGGAGCGTTGGGAAAAAGAGtttttttcctaattttaaAAGCTTCTAGCTCAATCAAACAAACAAGACTTTGAATTAAATATGAGCTTTTTGTTAAAAGCTTAAAGCTTGAAGCTCCTAAAAGCTCTTAAAAACTTCGTACCAAACATAcccttaatatatatgttttgtgatACCATCTTATGGAGTTGAGATTTATGAATGGTTTCAACATTTGACTTATTGGTAATAACGTCACCCATAAACGGTTAAAGTTTTATATGAGATACAAACGGTACATAATCGTTGTTCCATTTTAAGAACATGTATgtgaataattatatttaaaaagatatcatattactatatatattaaataaaattttaacaaatatcTAATATTTGTACTAATTAAACattatttaatattgataattagtAAATTAAAGTGAAAAAAACTGTTCTGTCGGTAATCTGTCGGAAAGGCGTCGGTAATCTGTCGATATTCTGTCGCTAATACCCAGATTTCCGACAGAATGCCGACGAAATtgtatttattcatttttcattattttctaTTAATCGTCCGTCGGTTTTCCGTCAGGAAATACCGACAGAGTTCCGAcagaattaaataaaataaaaactttatttaaCGAAAACGAACTCCGACAGATTACCGACCGAAAATACCTTCTGTCGGAAAGCTGTCGGAAATTACCGACAGATTGCCGACAggtttcatttttaaaaatgttttttttatttaaaaaagctGCCGACGGATTACCGACAGATTTTTAGTTTCCGACGGTAATCTGTCGGAAAATCCCGACGGCGTACCGACCGAAAAAGTTTCCGTCGGTATTTGGTCGGAAATCTGTCGGTATAGTTAAAATTTCCTGACAAGAATAACGACGGAAGAGTTTTCTGTGAGTAAACCGTCGGAAATCCGTCGAAAATATGCAGATTAGTAAGTTGGACCATTTTGCGTCGGAAATTCGTCGGAGATCCGTCGGGAATTTCCGACATAAAGTATCTGTCGGAAATATCCGTCGGAATTCCTCAGTTTTGTAGTAGTGAATATAATCTCCTCAATTTGCAAATTGCAATTAGATAGTAAGCTGCATGTGGCTTTGTGCCTGGCTGGAAGGTCCCTTCGGTCAAAGTGGTGAACTAAACCACCCCATTTGCATTTGTTTATTTCCATCTCATCTCGATTAGCTTCATATTTTAAGTCGTGTTGACCTTGAATTGTAACCGCTTCACTTCTACACTATTAAGTCGTCTTTTATCCATTTTTACTCTAAATTACCATGATCACACAAAATACCTACACAAAAACGTATGCAAATACTAAGTGACCATAATGACATGAAAGTGACTAAAAAGGCATACAAATAAATGGTATTAGctattaaaaatcataaagaaAATGTGTATAATTTAGCTAATATCATTCTCTCACATAGTTCACCTAAATACACACAAACCCTAAATCACCATTAAAACTTGATTGATTTAGCATAAATcctataaaaggaaaatgatgacaaaaacaattttgtaaGAAATAAACATATGTTTTCCTTTATGGCAGTAAAAGTACCTCGAAGTAGTttaaaacaagtaaataaatagttaaaatTGATTATTTCACCAATAAACaattatctatataaacattAGCAAGTGTaaccatataaatatttaaaaacataaatccAACCACCAACATAGAAAGAATACCTTGTTAAGTACGACCACAATTTTTAGGTAGGTCATGAATTACATGTTGGATCGCCCTCACTGTATGTTCATGAgtcaatatataacatattatgtttatataagaTTGTATAAGATATGGAAAACTGAAACGgaccaaaaaatttaaatttgttaatgcacaataaaaaaaaaaatatcttcatACCCTCACGCCTCCAGCATCATCTACGATTAGGACGACACTATCGACAAGCCTAAGGGCAGTGGGTCATTTTATCCGAGAAATCAACATGCCTAGGTGTATCGATTACACGTATAATGTTGGGAATTGTTGTCTAGAGTATAAGTGAGTTGGGGATATTAACCGGATAAATTGAGTTGGGAATTGTTGTCCTCGAGTATAAGGAGTATTTTGATAACTTCACTCTTCCCTTACTTCGAGCAATGCATCATCGAATCGCTTACATGCTATGGCTCGAATGACAATGATTCTCAAGTGAGGTTTTACAAAATAGTAAAGTAAAGTTTAAAGTTGAAGTCGTGGTGGTGGAACTTAGCCTCCGACCTTAATTAAAATTTCTGGCCTCCCCTCTACTAGGTACATACAATATTGTAAGAAATCTAATTACCATTTATGAAAGTCCAAACTATTAAGAGTTACCTCTTCTTTTTTACTACtgtattatattaattttccCTAAAATAACTGACCCATGCCATTGCTTTTCAAAAGAAATTTCCAAGAAGTcaagaatataaatattgatGACAAGTACGTACTTTCTTTCATAAGGACAACTAAATGTGTAGTTATCATGCAAGGATCGTTTACTTTGAATGATATTGCGTTTACTACACTTTCAACCACATAATGAAACAAATAATTATCTTCTGCCAGCAAGCAGCAGATATATAGTCTAGAGACTTTTTATCagcatgtaaaaatatatatcaagcaTCAGCTAGCTAGCTCATAATCTGCCtcctaattaaattaattaagttaaatcACCATTGTACGCCTAGAAAGATGCAGTTGAACAATCCTGAGGATGCCGTGCCATGGGTCGGGCTGTATGTTTGCTTAGCATCTTTAGTTTGCACTCTTGCCATGGCAGCCGATGCCTTCCAAGGCTTTCGGAAAAGGAAAATATGGTTTCCTTGTAGATTTTTCACTCTCAATGCTGCTTCAATCACGGTGATAGCGATAGCAATGAAGTTACCAGTGGACCTGACCACCATCAAGCCCAATCTAAGCACCGTTATGCATAACACTGATGACGTCAACGCTAAGGTTTCTAGCATCTTGTTCTTGATCACCATGTTAGCCAACTTTCTCCCTTCTTTCGGGCTTATGAATGACAGGGAACTTCTTTTTAACATCTTGGCTTTGGGTATTCTTATAATCACCATTATTGTTAATGTATGCATTCAAATGGCTACACATGTCTTTTATGTGCATGATGCTTTTAACTTAGTACCTGTTCTGTTCACATTTTCGGTAGCATTGACAGTTCCAGCATCTAGAAGAATCTTAGAACACCAATACAGGGAGTTGCACGAATTGGATTCAAATAATCAAGAAATCAGTTTCTCCTCGAAAGGACTCGTGCATACTATTAAAAAGTATTGGATGATGTCAGAAACCGGTAACCCCCAATTTGTGATTGCTTGTTCACCAATTTCTTGTGCTATCGGGGTTGTATGCCTATTTAACGCTTCACAAGTATGTGGGGTTCTAGTAGCTGAGCTCTTAATGCCATCATACTTTTCATACGGGCGATCAGACTATAAGTGgtcaataaaattaattattaccATGCAGTTTATTGGGGTTCTAGTAGGTAGTATAGCGCCAACTTTCAGATGCGTCACTTCTATCAGTTATTTCAAAATCTCCAAAAATTGGAGTGCGAAACATCTCAACATGTTCAGAGTCGAAAGACAATGGACTCAAAAACTTCATCAATGGAAACGCAGTCATATCCATTCACATATCCCAGGTCGCTATTGCAAAATAGCTTTTCAAGCTTTCAAAAATggcattttgaatttttttatagcACTTCAGATAATGTTTGTGATTATATgcaaaataataagtttatttCCCAAATCATGTCTGATCTTATTCTCGTGTGGCTGGTATTTCTTCAAGTCTTGGTTGAAAAACTTTAAGAAGGCACCAAATGTATCTAATACTGATGCGAATTCAGAGATCAAAGAATATACAAGGTATGCTCTACAAATTGAAGATGATGCAGAGTTTTCAGAAAGAGTTACAAGAGATGCGCTCAAATCTATAACCCAACTTCTTCAAGTGTCTAATGAGGAGTCAATCaatcttttgaagcttttaCATAAATCTACAAGATTTGATGGAGTGAAACTGTTCCACAATGACCAAGTTCCGCCTTTACACGcagaagaaacaaaaaattcatGGAGTCTAGTAACGGTGACATTAACAGCCATTGCTCTTGCACTTCCTAACATAGCAAACAACCATATCGAGGGGTTACTTGCTAGCATGAATGAAGGTTTAAAATTTGTAAGGCATGTTGAAGAAAGCCTTAATCCAAATACTGACTTGGTGAAGGCAAGAAAAGCAGCTAAAAGTGTGTGGACAGAAGTAGAAGTGTATCGTACATGGCTACAAATCGATCTTCAGAAAAAGGCTCATAGAGGAAGAAAATCAAAGGAGATACTTCAATGGTTGGGTGATGAAGCAGTAAAGATCGTGATACAGCTTAAGATCTGCAAAAAGCAAATTCTAGATCACTCACTTTATAAGTTCTTAGCTGCAGGTTCCATGTACAAAAGTAGCCAAAGTATATTGCTCCACTTCAACGAACAAGAAAAATGGCCTAATGATGAAGAAGTTTTTGAGTGGATATCAATTGTAATAGCAGATGTATTGTGCGCTTGCCTTACCAACTTACCACGTGTCATAAAAATGAAGTGTCATCACGATGCAATAGAGAAGAGGAGAGACAACATTCGCTCTGCTGCTCTACTTCTTGGAAAGTCCAAAAAGATTCTAAAGATCCTTAAAGCGCGCCAACTTCCTCACTTAGATATGGACTCAATGGCATGCATTGATAAGTGGCATGGTTACACTTCTTCAAACAGGGTTCAACCAGCTTCATTAAATTCTGATAAATTACTCATTGTatctataatgaaataaaggtgtttctatttttcttgttatataattaaattttagtCCTACACTGCAAGAAAGAATGTATTATACATTGGTCTTTACACTTAAATCCCCGCATTTAAAACTGTGTAAATACGGACCAATGGCTTGAAAATGTATCTAATTACCCCAAAAACCTTTAGCAGGTATCCACTTTTAAAATCGTCTATGGTAAGATATAAACTACCGAAAAACTCTAACATGGGTACCATATAAACATTAGAGCTTTGTCCTATATATCATATCTTACAGAGAAAAAGAAAGTTCCTCTTGAAGTTATATCAACATGGTTTGACCCATTTCGACGTTATGGTTCACATCAACCTTCCTGATACATAAACTTATGATTTACATCAACTTTGCAGACACACATTGACCAGACCGGGAATACTCATATTGACCCATTACCCACTTTGACTATTACAAGCATCAGTTAAATCAGTTGTAACCTAGACCATCACTGCCCACTGCAAGCTTACTGAACTTCTAAGGTCTCTTTCAAGTAACTACAACATCCGTAATAAGTAGGTATACAAGTTATTGATAAACTCCACATCATATCCAGGCTTGGGACCAGCTAAGTCTACAATAAATTAATGCAGATTTAAAATTTGTAAACCCAATAGAAGACGAGACACCAATCTGATAGGGAGAAAAACCAACATATTCCAAACTCTAGTTTCCTATACTTTGATTGATGAAAGAACCAC
The sequence above is drawn from the Erigeron canadensis isolate Cc75 chromosome 4, C_canadensis_v1, whole genome shotgun sequence genome and encodes:
- the LOC122595399 gene encoding uncharacterized protein LOC122595399, with amino-acid sequence MQLNNPEDAVPWVGLYVCLASLVCTLAMAADAFQGFRKRKIWFPCRFFTLNAASITVIAIAMKLPVDLTTIKPNLSTVMHNTDDVNAKVSSILFLITMLANFLPSFGLMNDRELLFNILALGILIITIIVNVCIQMATHVFYVHDAFNLVPVLFTFSVALTVPASRRILEHQYRELHELDSNNQEISFSSKGLVHTIKKYWMMSETGNPQFVIACSPISCAIGVVCLFNASQVCGVLVAELLMPSYFSYGRSDYKWSIKLIITMQFIGVLVGSIAPTFRCVTSISYFKISKNWSAKHLNMFRVERQWTQKLHQWKRSHIHSHIPGRYCKIAFQAFKNGILNFFIALQIMFVIICKIISLFPKSCLILFSCGWYFFKSWLKNFKKAPNVSNTDANSEIKEYTRYALQIEDDAEFSERVTRDALKSITQLLQVSNEESINLLKLLHKSTRFDGVKLFHNDQVPPLHAEETKNSWSLVTVTLTAIALALPNIANNHIEGLLASMNEGLKFVRHVEESLNPNTDLVKARKAAKSVWTEVEVYRTWLQIDLQKKAHRGRKSKEILQWLGDEAVKIVIQLKICKKQILDHSLYKFLAAGSMYKSSQSILLHFNEQEKWPNDEEVFEWISIVIADVLCACLTNLPRVIKMKCHHDAIEKRRDNIRSAALLLGKSKKILKILKARQLPHLDMDSMACIDKWHGYTSSNRVQPASLNSDKLLIVSIMK